One genomic window of Synergistes jonesii includes the following:
- a CDS encoding DNA-deoxyinosine glycosylase — protein MKYSFAPIIDGSSRVLILGSLPGDRSLADARYYAHPRNAFWRILYGFWGETPPDDFGARYEYILRRRLALWDVVKCAARDGSSDGKIKDETPNEIPALLESHPGVSLILFNGGCAFAKYGKYFGAPQLPYRKLLSTSPTCAGRDEERRRMWHEALRLRFAENF, from the coding sequence ATGAAATACAGCTTCGCCCCGATAATAGACGGCAGCTCGCGCGTGCTGATACTCGGCTCTCTACCCGGCGACCGCTCGCTCGCCGACGCGCGCTACTACGCCCATCCGCGCAACGCCTTCTGGCGGATACTGTACGGCTTTTGGGGGGAGACGCCGCCGGACGACTTCGGCGCGCGCTACGAATACATATTGCGCCGGAGGCTCGCGCTGTGGGACGTCGTGAAGTGCGCCGCTAGGGACGGCAGTTCCGACGGAAAAATAAAAGACGAGACGCCGAACGAAATCCCGGCGCTGCTTGAGTCGCACCCCGGCGTCTCGCTGATCCTCTTCAACGGCGGCTGCGCCTTTGCGAAATACGGCAAATATTTCGGAGCGCCGCAGCTTCCGTATCGGAAGCTGCTCTCGACGAGCCCCACCTGCGCGGGCAGGGACGAGGAACGGCGGCGGATGTGGCACGAGGCGCTGCGGCTCCGCTTCGCAGAAAATTTTTAA
- a CDS encoding GNAT family N-acetyltransferase: MIEIKVRRAYDVDVARIAEIEKGAFPPEEALSADRLRWCFHAFPEGFAVAEAAGGGAVEAGEIVAAMVCRPTALRRITDEIYETKELPKGDTFAIMTFIVEPGLQRQKLGERTISAALELFRRNGVKNFSLACKDHLIKFYGRHGFKLAGRSELKLGGALWYDMYLGR; the protein is encoded by the coding sequence ATGATCGAAATAAAAGTGAGAAGGGCATACGACGTCGACGTCGCGAGAATCGCGGAGATCGAAAAGGGCGCCTTTCCTCCTGAGGAAGCGCTCTCCGCGGATAGGCTGCGCTGGTGCTTCCACGCCTTCCCCGAGGGCTTCGCCGTCGCCGAAGCCGCAGGAGGAGGCGCCGTCGAAGCCGGCGAGATCGTCGCCGCGATGGTCTGCCGGCCGACCGCGCTGCGGCGGATAACGGACGAGATATATGAGACGAAAGAGCTGCCCAAGGGAGACACGTTTGCGATAATGACATTCATAGTGGAGCCAGGGCTCCAGCGGCAGAAGCTCGGCGAAAGGACGATCTCCGCGGCGCTCGAACTATTCCGGCGGAACGGAGTGAAAAATTTTTCCCTCGCCTGCAAAGATCACTTGATAAAATTTTACGGCAGGCACGGCTTCAAGCTTGCGGGCAGATCCGAGCTGAAACTCGGCGGCGCGCTCTGGTACGACATGTACCTGGGGCGGTAA